gggcaaCAATGTAAAAACACAGTGGAGCTGGCTTCGTgatccagagttgagtttgagggcgcTAGAGGATACCTAACTGCCAATAAAGGATGCTTGGTCCCAGCTTGGTTATCACATACACTAAATGGCTATTCTGTGCTCTAGAGTCTAGAGAACCAAAACAAAACTTGCAAAGAAGATTGGCTTTTCAATTCTATTCTCTGTGTAGTTTTTAACAGTCTCTGGTCTTTCCTTTCACAGTCTTAAAACCACACTGAAGAAGCTGACCAACGACGTGGCCAACCTGTCTGGCATCCCTCTGTCTGGCCGAGACGTCCACCGGGTGGCCTACTACCTCCAGAGTAACGGCAACTCTGTGTCGGCCGTGGACCTCAGCTTCACTGAGCTGCAGGACGAGAGCCTACGTCTACTGCTGCCCTACCTGGGCTCCATGCCCAAGCTCACCACCCTGGCCATCAACGGCAACCGTCTGACGGTGGGCGTGCTGAAGGACCTGACGGAGGTGGTGAAGAACCCCCTGCAGTTCGCCAGCCTGGCATGGGTGGACGTGGGCAACAACGTGGACATCTTCACTGTGCCACAGCCCCTCCTAGTGGCCCTGCGCAGACGCTTCGGCCTCCAGAGCAGCCTTCCCACCATCTACGAGTATAGCGAGGTGCAGGTCTATAGTAGTTATACCCTGGAGACCTCTATTGAAGAACCCAGCCGgtatgaggagaaggagggagaagaggaggaggagggagagggggaagaggaggaggataagcTGGAGCTAGAGGCATGGGGAGGTGGGGAGAAGTGTATATCCACGGATGTGGCTCTGCACTACTGTGAGAGGTGTTGAGTCAGAGTCAGCGTTGTGATTTGACAACCCtttgtaccctactgtaccctcaCCGTGGCCTGAGTCCTGCCTCCCGTTTCAGCATGCGTCATCATCGCAGGAGAAGCTTGGGGTCACCAAATTCataaaccactcactaggagaAAAcactgttttgtgttgtctctataTGTTCCGATTGCAGAGAGAGTTCAAGCCAGTTTTGCCAGAAAACGTACATTTGAGAAAAAACAGACTGTTCTTGTGTTGGTAAAGACATTGGTATTCTAGGCACTGCAGTGATATTTTTAGTGTGTCCTCCTGCGTATGTCATTCTTTATGAGCAAAGCAATCCTACACAACAGGAATAAGACAGATTAGATTGCACCTGACTGTTTTGGCTTTCTAATGTCAAGTGCTTTTTTTCTAATGAGGTACTTCCATGTAGCACATGCAGACTGGATGACACAGTGGGAGGGTTTGTTTCTATAAATATGCTGCTGTGTTTTATTGCACAACACACATTTACTAAATCCTGATTTCAAAACAGATGGTTTTAATATACATCCACCAGATTCACATTTAtccaaaaatatttttattttccaAGAAGAGCAGACCCGACTAGGCTGTGAACCTCTGAGTGAGCCTCAACTGGCAGGTTCTGGGTCAGGCTGCCCTTGCCCTGGGCTGGGTGCTGGGGAGAGGacacccagtctgtctgtctgtctgggaaggAGTGAGCTGGGGAGAGGAcaccccgtctgtctgtctgggaaggAGTGAGCTGGGAAGTAGACAcccaggctgtctgtctgtctgggagtgagtgagtgagtgagtgagtgagctggGGAGTGGACAcccaggctgtctgtctgtctatctgggaAGGTGTGTGGGCAGCTGATGAACTGACTGCTGCCTCTGTCAGGTTGTGTAAGAGGTGACAAGGCAGACAgatggtggggggagggggaaaaaatatccTAGCATAACAGAATTATCTCTGTACTTATCTCTGTACTCTGTACTTATCATCTGTACTGCTGTTTGCACATAATATGAAACTGAATTGTAAATGAGATGGTCAAAGGGAGCGTGTCACAGGTgtctttttagatattttgttttTGTGTTCAACTTGAgcattattttgtattgttt
The sequence above is a segment of the Salvelinus alpinus chromosome 1, SLU_Salpinus.1, whole genome shotgun sequence genome. Coding sequences within it:
- the LOC139536087 gene encoding leucine-rich repeat-containing protein 75B-like encodes the protein MYIASRNRCSTEIFCEVMGSKLTRQSRLDQIETTFSKRRRQQHDSSGEAERSGGRGGREFLFTSLMLKSDKLPGMLRKTNHSPYVRRVAWIREIQKLLREQKQEQAVEVLKLLRKDLGLQGTSLNDILYKNAAFLNLVDPISHELLLSLAKDMQCPKRETDTLKSSNKICRQLIFHLTPHSKWMRQSLPRRKSQACLKTTLKKLTNDVANLSGIPLSGRDVHRVAYYLQSNGNSVSAVDLSFTELQDESLRLLLPYLGSMPKLTTLAINGNRLTVGVLKDLTEVVKNPLQFASLAWVDVGNNVDIFTVPQPLLVALRRRFGLQSSLPTIYEYSEVQVYSSYTLETSIEEPSRYEEKEGEEEEEGEGEEEEDKLELEAWGGGEKCISTDVALHYCERC